The Micromonospora sp. NBC_01740 genome includes a window with the following:
- the zwf gene encoding glucose-6-phosphate dehydrogenase: MRTVDDAERGGGVNPLRDPQDRRLPRIPEPCALVIFGVTGDLARKKLLPAVYDLANRGLLPPGFAVLGFARRDWGDGDFESLAHEAAKKHARTPWREEVWARLVGNIKFVGGSFDDDAAFDHLSEMLDELRQTHGIPGNAAFYFSIPPAAFPVVLKQLARTGMADNAKSGGWRRVVVEKPFGHDLPSAKALNDLVDDVFTREDVFRIDHYLGKETVQNILALRFANNLFEPLWNSKYVDSVQITMAEDVGIGTRAGFYDSAGAARDVFQNHLLQLLALVAMEEPTSFDADEIRTEKLKVLRAITLPKDVAEGTVRGQYLPGWVGGERAVGYLEEEGVPEDSTTETYVAVRLGIQNRRWAEVPFYIRAGKRLPRRVTEVAIMFKRAPHLPFNEADMESLGNNQLVIRVQPDEGVVLKFGSKVPGTTMEVRDIAMDFQYGEAFTEASPEAYERLVLDVLIGDRTLFPDAAEVEQSWQVVDPLEHAWAGTKPEPYRAGEWGPRAADEMLAREGRAWRRA; this comes from the coding sequence ATGAGGACCGTGGATGACGCGGAGCGAGGAGGCGGCGTGAACCCGCTGCGCGACCCGCAGGACCGCCGGCTGCCGAGGATCCCGGAGCCGTGCGCTCTGGTGATCTTCGGCGTCACCGGTGACCTGGCCCGCAAGAAGCTCCTGCCGGCCGTGTACGACCTGGCGAACCGAGGGCTGCTGCCCCCGGGCTTCGCCGTGCTCGGCTTCGCCCGCCGGGACTGGGGCGACGGGGACTTCGAGTCGCTCGCCCACGAGGCCGCCAAGAAGCACGCCCGCACCCCCTGGCGGGAGGAGGTGTGGGCGCGGCTGGTGGGCAACATCAAGTTCGTCGGCGGCTCGTTCGACGACGACGCCGCGTTCGACCACCTCTCCGAGATGCTGGACGAGCTGCGCCAGACGCACGGGATCCCGGGCAACGCCGCCTTCTACTTCTCCATCCCCCCGGCGGCGTTCCCCGTGGTCCTCAAGCAGCTGGCCCGCACCGGGATGGCTGACAACGCCAAGTCCGGCGGCTGGCGCCGGGTGGTGGTGGAGAAGCCGTTCGGGCACGACCTGCCCTCGGCGAAGGCGCTCAACGACCTGGTCGACGACGTCTTCACCCGCGAGGACGTCTTCCGCATCGACCACTACCTGGGCAAGGAGACCGTCCAGAACATCCTCGCCCTGCGGTTCGCCAACAACCTGTTCGAGCCGCTGTGGAACTCCAAGTACGTCGACTCCGTGCAGATCACCATGGCCGAGGACGTCGGCATCGGCACCCGCGCCGGCTTCTACGACTCGGCCGGCGCGGCCCGCGACGTGTTCCAGAACCACCTGCTCCAACTGCTGGCGCTGGTGGCGATGGAGGAGCCGACGAGCTTCGACGCCGACGAGATCCGCACGGAGAAGCTCAAGGTGCTCCGGGCGATCACCCTGCCGAAGGACGTCGCCGAGGGCACCGTGCGCGGCCAGTACCTGCCCGGCTGGGTGGGGGGCGAGCGTGCCGTCGGGTACCTGGAGGAGGAGGGCGTCCCGGAGGACTCGACCACGGAGACCTACGTGGCCGTCCGGCTCGGCATCCAGAACCGCCGCTGGGCGGAGGTGCCCTTCTACATCCGGGCCGGCAAGCGGCTGCCGCGCCGCGTCACCGAGGTCGCCATCATGTTCAAGAGGGCGCCGCACCTGCCGTTCAACGAAGCCGACATGGAGTCGCTCGGCAACAACCAGCTCGTGATCCGGGTGCAGCCGGACGAGGGCGTCGTGCTCAAGTTCGGTTCCAAGGTGCCCGGCACGACGATGGAGGTCCGCGACATCGCGATGGACTTCCAGTACGGCGAGGCGTTCACCGAGGCCAGCCCCGAGGCGTACGAGCGGCTCGTGCTGGACGTGCTGATCGGCGACCGTACCCTCTTCCCGGACGCCGCCGAGGTCGAGCAGAGCTGGCAGGTGGTGGACCCGCTGGAGCACGCGTGGGCGGGCACGAAGCCGGAGCCGTACCGGGCCGGCGAGTGGGGTCCCCGGGCCGCCGACGAGATGCTGGCCCGCGAGGGCCGGGCGTGGCGGCGGGCGTGA
- the tal gene encoding transaldolase codes for MTDRLSELTAAGVAVWLDDLSRVRLSSGGLDQLRREKHVAGVTTNPTIFAKALSDADEYDWQLRDLASRGVEVEEAVRMLTTYDVRWACDVMRPSYEGSGGVDGRVSIEVDPRLAHETDRTVAEAKALWWLVDRPNLFIKIPATEAGLPAITATLAEGISVNVTLIFGLDRYSQVMEAFLAGLEQAKANGHDLSKIGSVASFFVSRVDSEVDKRLEKLGSDEAKALRGKAAVANAKLAYERYGEVFSSDRWQALADAGAHPQRPLWASTSTKNPDYRDVIYVEELIAPGTVNTMPEPVVHAYADHGETRGDTITGSYDEARKAFADLESVGIDMADVIETLEREGVEKFEASWQELLDGVRKSLAAAGRGAGNPSDAAKDNAQAAQQSGGNA; via the coding sequence ATGACGGACAGGCTGAGTGAACTCACCGCCGCAGGCGTGGCGGTCTGGCTCGACGACCTTTCCCGGGTACGGCTGTCCTCCGGCGGGCTGGACCAGCTCCGCCGGGAGAAGCACGTGGCCGGGGTGACCACCAACCCGACGATCTTCGCCAAGGCGCTGAGCGACGCCGACGAGTACGACTGGCAGCTGCGCGACCTCGCCTCCCGTGGGGTGGAGGTCGAGGAGGCCGTACGGATGCTCACCACGTACGACGTGCGGTGGGCGTGCGACGTGATGCGCCCGTCGTACGAGGGCAGCGGCGGGGTCGACGGCCGGGTCTCCATCGAGGTGGACCCGCGGCTGGCCCACGAGACCGACAGGACCGTCGCCGAGGCCAAGGCGCTGTGGTGGCTGGTCGACCGGCCGAACCTCTTCATCAAGATCCCGGCCACCGAGGCCGGCCTGCCGGCGATCACCGCCACCCTGGCGGAGGGGATCAGCGTCAACGTCACGCTGATCTTCGGGCTGGACCGCTACTCGCAGGTGATGGAGGCCTTCCTGGCCGGCCTGGAGCAGGCGAAGGCGAACGGGCACGACCTGTCGAAGATCGGGTCGGTCGCGTCGTTCTTCGTCTCCCGCGTCGACAGCGAGGTCGACAAGCGGCTGGAGAAGCTCGGCTCCGACGAGGCCAAGGCGCTGCGCGGCAAGGCCGCCGTCGCCAACGCCAAGCTCGCGTACGAGCGCTATGGCGAGGTGTTCTCCTCCGACCGGTGGCAGGCGCTCGCCGACGCCGGCGCCCACCCGCAGCGGCCGCTGTGGGCCTCCACCTCGACCAAGAACCCGGACTACCGGGACGTCATCTACGTCGAGGAGCTGATCGCCCCCGGCACGGTCAACACCATGCCGGAGCCGGTCGTGCACGCGTACGCCGACCACGGCGAGACCCGCGGCGACACCATCACCGGTTCGTACGACGAGGCCCGCAAGGCCTTCGCGGACCTGGAGTCGGTCGGGATCGACATGGCCGACGTCATCGAGACCCTGGAGCGCGAGGGCGTGGAGAAGTTCGAGGCGAGCTGGCAGGAACTGCTCGACGGCGTCCGCAAGTCGCTGGCGGCCGCGGGCCGCGGCGCCGGCAACCCGAGCGACGCCGCGAAGGACAACGCGCAGGCCGCGCAGCAGTCGGGAGGAAACGCGTGA
- a CDS encoding COX15/CtaA family protein has product MRRICAVKQSVRFPVSTALLRRLALASIIANVGIVVTGGAVRLTGSGLGCPTWPRCTDESYVTTPEMGIYGVIEFGNRLLTFAVGFIALAVLLAVLLHLPRRRDLVPLAVAVLLGIPAQAVIGGITVLTDLNPWVVGLHFLASMLVIAAAYALWRRIKDPVGPAEAVVPAPLRTLTAITTVVSAAVLVIGTWVTGSGPHAGDHGAARNGLDPETISQVHADSVFLLIGLSVALVFAFRAVGAQRAARAALVLVAVELGQGLIGFVQYFTNLPALLVGAHMLGSCLVLLATLSVQWSTRERRPVGPAPAPDDADWAVPVAA; this is encoded by the coding sequence GTGCGTAGGATTTGCGCCGTGAAGCAATCCGTCCGGTTCCCGGTCTCCACCGCCCTGCTGCGCCGTCTCGCGCTCGCCTCGATCATCGCGAACGTGGGCATCGTCGTCACCGGCGGGGCCGTCCGGCTCACCGGGTCCGGCCTCGGCTGCCCCACCTGGCCCCGGTGCACCGACGAGTCGTACGTGACGACACCGGAGATGGGCATCTACGGAGTGATCGAGTTCGGCAACCGCCTGCTCACCTTCGCCGTCGGCTTCATCGCGCTGGCGGTCCTGCTGGCCGTGCTGCTGCACCTCCCCCGGCGCCGGGACCTGGTCCCGCTCGCGGTCGCCGTGCTCCTCGGCATCCCCGCACAGGCGGTCATCGGCGGGATCACCGTGCTCACCGACCTCAACCCGTGGGTGGTCGGCCTGCACTTCCTCGCCTCGATGCTGGTGATCGCGGCCGCGTACGCGCTGTGGCGGCGGATCAAGGACCCGGTGGGCCCGGCGGAGGCCGTCGTGCCCGCCCCGCTGCGGACCCTCACCGCGATCACCACCGTGGTCAGCGCGGCGGTGCTGGTGATCGGCACCTGGGTGACCGGCAGCGGCCCGCACGCGGGCGACCACGGCGCCGCCCGCAACGGGCTCGACCCGGAGACGATCTCCCAGGTGCACGCCGACAGCGTCTTCCTGCTGATCGGCCTGTCCGTGGCGCTGGTCTTCGCCTTCCGCGCGGTCGGCGCGCAGCGGGCCGCGCGGGCCGCGCTGGTGCTCGTCGCAGTCGAGCTGGGCCAGGGCCTCATCGGGTTCGTGCAGTACTTCACCAACCTGCCGGCGCTGCTGGTGGGCGCGCACATGCTGGGTTCCTGCCTGGTGCTGCTGGCCACCCTCTCGGTGCAGTGGTCCACCCGCGAGCGCCGCCCGGTCGGGCCGGCCCCGGCCCCGGACGACGCCGACTGGGCCGTCCCCGTCGCCGCCTGA
- a CDS encoding helix-turn-helix transcriptional regulator — protein MKNAAALSGHQPAAAPAAGQSASVADLSTRDRVTQLLLERGATTAAQLGSALGLSPAAIRRHLDAMLADGDVLAREQTVRGHRGRGRPAKVFVLTDAARVRCGTHHYDNMATAALRWIARNGGAAAVEAFATDQVAALETRCRAAMEDAGDDPLARAEALAGALTAEGYAANASTIATGGQLCQHHCPVAHVAAEFPQLCEAETAVISRLVGTHVQRLATIAHGDGVCTTHIPAQPGRARSGKTVTTVRTDR, from the coding sequence GTGAAAAACGCGGCGGCGCTCTCCGGGCACCAGCCGGCGGCCGCCCCGGCCGCCGGTCAGTCCGCGTCCGTCGCGGATCTCTCCACCCGTGACCGGGTCACCCAGCTGCTGCTGGAGCGGGGCGCGACCACCGCCGCGCAGCTCGGCTCGGCGCTCGGGCTCAGCCCGGCCGCGATCCGCCGGCACCTCGACGCGATGCTCGCCGACGGCGACGTGCTCGCCCGCGAGCAGACCGTCCGGGGCCACCGCGGCCGGGGCCGGCCGGCGAAGGTGTTCGTGCTGACCGACGCGGCCCGGGTCCGCTGCGGCACCCACCACTACGACAACATGGCCACCGCCGCGCTGCGCTGGATCGCCCGCAACGGCGGCGCCGCGGCGGTCGAGGCGTTCGCGACCGACCAGGTCGCCGCGCTGGAGACCCGCTGCCGGGCCGCCATGGAGGACGCCGGCGACGACCCGCTCGCGCGGGCCGAGGCACTCGCCGGAGCGTTGACCGCCGAGGGTTACGCTGCGAACGCGTCCACGATCGCCACCGGCGGCCAGCTCTGTCAGCACCACTGCCCGGTGGCGCACGTGGCCGCCGAGTTTCCCCAGCTGTGCGAGGCCGAGACCGCGGTGATCTCCCGCCTGGTCGGCACCCACGTGCAGCGCCTGGCCACCATCGCGCACGGCGACGGAGTGTGCACCACGCACATTCCCGCCCAGCCGGGGCGTGCCCGTTCCGGTAAGACCGTCACCACTGTGAGGACAGATAGATGA
- a CDS encoding ATP-grasp domain-containing protein, with protein sequence MTDQHQPTRGKPRVALVTCADLPDLDPDDRLLLDPLARRGVTAEAVDWAEPAADWTAYDLAVLRSPWDYALRRDEFVAWASRVPALANPADVVRWNTDKRYLAELSAAGVRTVPTSWVAPGEDWRPPAAHGEYVVKPAVSAGSQDTGRYDLADPHHRELAVAHVRRLSDAGRLTMVQPYLDAVDTAGETALLFLAGPDGPTFSHAIRKGPMLTGPDLGADALYRPEEITARTATPEQSAVAERALAAVPGGPGRLLYARVDLIPGPDGVPVLVELELTEPSLFLGHADGAADRLADAILTHLGRAAG encoded by the coding sequence TTGACCGATCAACACCAGCCGACCCGGGGGAAACCCCGGGTCGCTCTCGTCACCTGTGCCGACCTGCCCGACCTCGACCCCGACGACCGGCTGCTGCTAGACCCGCTGGCGCGCCGCGGCGTGACCGCCGAGGCGGTGGACTGGGCCGAACCGGCCGCCGACTGGACCGCGTACGACCTGGCGGTGCTCCGGTCGCCGTGGGACTACGCGCTGCGCCGCGACGAGTTCGTCGCCTGGGCGTCGCGGGTGCCCGCCCTGGCCAACCCGGCCGACGTGGTGCGATGGAACACCGACAAGCGGTACCTGGCCGAGCTGTCGGCGGCCGGGGTGCGCACCGTGCCGACGTCCTGGGTCGCGCCGGGGGAGGACTGGCGACCACCCGCCGCCCACGGCGAGTACGTCGTCAAGCCGGCCGTCAGCGCGGGCAGCCAGGACACCGGCCGCTACGACCTGGCCGATCCGCACCACCGGGAACTGGCCGTGGCGCACGTGCGGCGGCTGTCGGACGCCGGGCGGCTGACCATGGTGCAGCCGTACCTCGACGCGGTCGACACGGCCGGCGAGACGGCGCTGCTCTTCCTGGCCGGGCCGGACGGCCCGACGTTCAGCCACGCCATCCGCAAGGGCCCGATGCTGACCGGCCCGGACCTCGGCGCCGACGCGCTGTACCGGCCCGAGGAGATCACCGCCCGCACCGCCACCCCGGAGCAGTCGGCGGTGGCGGAGCGGGCCCTCGCGGCGGTGCCCGGCGGGCCGGGACGGCTGCTCTACGCCCGGGTGGACCTCATCCCGGGCCCGGACGGCGTGCCGGTCCTGGTGGAGCTGGAACTCACCGAGCCGTCGCTGTTCCTCGGCCACGCCGACGGCGCCGCCGACCGCCTGGCCGACGCGATCCTCACCCACCTGGGCCGCGCCGCCGGCTGA
- a CDS encoding heme o synthase, whose product MSMITERPVSNSAGQPPVRTAAEASAVARRDVRAVVAAYVTLTKPRIVELLLVTTVPAMMLADGGMPSLWLVAVVLVGGSLAAGAASVINCYIDRDIDQLMRRTKRRPLPTHTVTPRNALIFGLVLAAVSVAMMAAFTNLLAAGLTLAAIVYYDVVYTLWLKRTTTANTFWGGACGAAPVLIGWAAVTGTLSPAAWALFAVVFFWQMPHFYPLAMKYKDDYARAGIPMLPVVASTRRVNAEIIGFAWLTVASSLAVWPLGMSLIYGVPAVVVGAIFVVEAHKLARRVARGQAVKPMRLFHWSTTYLTILFAAVALDALI is encoded by the coding sequence GTGAGCATGATCACCGAGCGCCCCGTCAGCAACTCTGCCGGGCAGCCGCCGGTGCGGACTGCGGCGGAGGCGTCGGCGGTGGCCCGCCGGGACGTCCGCGCGGTGGTCGCGGCCTACGTGACGCTGACCAAGCCGCGGATCGTCGAGCTGCTCCTCGTCACCACGGTGCCGGCGATGATGCTCGCGGACGGCGGGATGCCGTCGCTCTGGCTGGTGGCCGTGGTGCTGGTCGGCGGCTCGCTCGCCGCGGGCGCGGCCAGCGTCATCAACTGCTACATCGACCGGGACATCGACCAGTTGATGCGGCGCACCAAGCGCCGCCCGCTGCCGACGCACACCGTGACACCGCGCAACGCGTTGATCTTCGGGCTGGTGCTGGCGGCGGTGTCGGTCGCGATGATGGCGGCGTTCACCAACCTGCTGGCCGCCGGGCTCACGCTCGCCGCGATCGTCTACTACGACGTCGTCTACACCCTCTGGCTCAAGCGCACCACGACGGCGAACACGTTCTGGGGCGGGGCCTGCGGGGCGGCGCCGGTGCTGATCGGCTGGGCGGCGGTCACCGGGACGCTCTCCCCGGCCGCGTGGGCGCTCTTCGCGGTGGTCTTCTTCTGGCAGATGCCGCACTTCTACCCGCTGGCGATGAAGTACAAGGACGACTACGCCCGGGCCGGCATCCCGATGCTGCCGGTGGTGGCCTCCACGCGGCGGGTCAACGCCGAGATCATCGGCTTCGCCTGGCTGACCGTGGCGTCCTCGCTGGCCGTGTGGCCGCTGGGGATGAGCCTCATCTACGGCGTGCCCGCCGTGGTGGTCGGCGCCATCTTCGTGGTGGAGGCGCACAAGCTCGCCCGCCGGGTGGCGCGGGGGCAGGCCGTCAAGCCGATGCGGCTGTTCCACTGGTCGACGACATACCTGACCATCCTCTTCGCCGCCGTCGCGCTCGACGCGCTGATCTGA
- the tkt gene encoding transketolase, translating into MAANRPEHPALNWSDLDRRAVDTVRVLAMDAVEKSGNGHPGTAMSLAPAAYLLFNRVMRHNPADPNWPGRDRFVLSAGHSSLTLYIQLFLSGYPLALEDLKSLRQWGSLTPGHPEHGHTPGVETTTGPLGQGLGNAVGMAMAARRERGLFDPEAEPGRSVFDHDIWCIVSDGDIEEGISHEASALAGHQQLGNLTVIYDDNEISIEDDTRIAKSEDVAARYEAYGWHVQTVDWRAGDADQGDYHEDVEALHRALLAAKAETSRPSFIALRTIIGWPAPNKKNTGKIHGSALGADEVAATKQLLGFDPARTFEVDEEVLGHARTVMERGARAQQEWTTAFDGWAKANAERRALYDRMAGRVLPTGWTESLPEFPADAKGVATRAASGKVLEALAGVLPELWGGSADLAESNNTTMKGEPSFVPAVHATKDFPGHEYGRTLHFGIREHAMGAILNGIALHGGTRPYGGTFLVFSDYMRPAVRLAALMKLPVVYVWTHDSIGLGEDGPTHQPVEHLTALRAIPGLDVVRPADANETVWAWRQALEHTDRPTALALSRQPLPTLDRSTLAGAEGVARGGYVLAEASNGKPQVILVGTGSEVQLCLTARERLEADGTPTRVVSMPCQEWFFEQDEAYRESVLPRGVKARVSVEAGIGMSWRGIVGDCGESVSLEHYGASAPHSVLFEQFGFTPDRIVAAAHAALTRMGDITGFTTGN; encoded by the coding sequence GTGGCTGCCAACCGACCCGAGCACCCCGCACTCAACTGGTCCGACCTCGACCGCCGGGCCGTCGACACCGTCCGCGTGCTGGCCATGGACGCCGTGGAGAAATCCGGCAACGGCCACCCGGGCACCGCGATGAGCCTCGCGCCCGCGGCGTACCTGCTCTTCAACCGGGTCATGCGGCACAACCCGGCCGACCCGAACTGGCCCGGCCGGGACCGCTTCGTGCTCTCCGCGGGTCACTCCAGCCTCACCCTCTACATCCAGCTCTTCCTCTCCGGCTACCCGCTGGCCCTGGAGGACCTCAAGTCGCTGCGGCAGTGGGGCTCGCTGACCCCGGGCCACCCGGAGCACGGGCACACCCCAGGCGTGGAGACCACCACCGGGCCGCTCGGGCAGGGCCTCGGCAACGCGGTCGGCATGGCGATGGCGGCCCGCCGTGAGCGCGGCCTGTTCGACCCGGAGGCGGAGCCGGGCCGGTCGGTCTTCGACCACGACATCTGGTGCATCGTTTCGGACGGTGACATCGAGGAGGGCATCAGCCACGAGGCCAGCGCGCTCGCCGGGCACCAGCAGCTCGGCAACCTCACGGTGATCTACGACGACAACGAGATCTCGATCGAGGACGACACCCGCATCGCCAAGAGCGAGGACGTCGCGGCCCGCTACGAGGCGTACGGCTGGCACGTGCAGACCGTCGACTGGCGTGCCGGCGACGCCGACCAGGGCGACTACCACGAGGACGTGGAGGCCCTGCACCGGGCGCTGCTGGCGGCAAAGGCCGAGACCAGCCGTCCCTCGTTCATCGCGCTGCGCACCATCATCGGCTGGCCCGCGCCCAACAAGAAGAACACCGGCAAGATCCACGGTTCGGCGCTGGGCGCCGACGAGGTGGCGGCCACCAAGCAGCTGCTCGGCTTCGACCCGGCCCGCACCTTCGAGGTCGACGAGGAGGTGCTCGGGCACGCCCGCACGGTGATGGAGCGCGGCGCCCGGGCCCAGCAGGAGTGGACCACGGCGTTCGACGGCTGGGCCAAGGCCAACGCGGAGCGCCGCGCACTCTACGACCGGATGGCCGGGCGGGTCCTGCCGACCGGCTGGACCGAGTCGCTGCCGGAGTTCCCGGCCGACGCCAAGGGCGTCGCCACCCGGGCCGCCTCCGGCAAGGTCCTGGAGGCGCTCGCCGGAGTGCTGCCGGAGCTGTGGGGCGGCTCGGCCGACCTGGCGGAGAGCAACAACACCACCATGAAGGGCGAACCGTCCTTCGTCCCCGCCGTCCACGCCACCAAGGACTTCCCCGGCCACGAGTACGGCCGCACGCTGCACTTCGGCATCCGCGAACACGCCATGGGCGCCATCCTCAACGGCATCGCCCTGCACGGCGGCACCCGCCCGTACGGCGGCACCTTCCTGGTCTTCAGCGACTACATGCGCCCGGCGGTACGGCTCGCCGCGCTGATGAAGCTGCCGGTGGTCTACGTCTGGACGCACGACTCGATCGGCCTCGGCGAGGACGGCCCGACGCACCAGCCGGTGGAACACCTGACCGCGCTGCGCGCCATCCCCGGCCTGGACGTGGTCCGGCCGGCCGACGCCAACGAGACCGTGTGGGCCTGGCGGCAGGCCCTGGAGCACACCGACCGGCCGACCGCGCTGGCGCTGAGCCGGCAGCCGCTGCCGACGCTGGACCGGTCGACCCTGGCCGGCGCCGAGGGCGTGGCCAGGGGCGGTTACGTGCTGGCCGAGGCGTCCAACGGCAAGCCGCAGGTCATCCTCGTCGGCACCGGCTCCGAGGTGCAGCTCTGCCTGACCGCCCGCGAGCGGCTGGAGGCCGACGGCACCCCGACCCGGGTCGTCTCGATGCCCTGCCAGGAGTGGTTCTTCGAGCAGGACGAGGCGTACCGGGAGTCGGTGCTGCCGCGCGGGGTAAAGGCACGGGTGAGCGTGGAGGCGGGCATCGGCATGTCGTGGCGCGGCATCGTGGGTGACTGCGGCGAGAGCGTGAGCCTGGAGCACTACGGCGCGAGTGCCCCGCACTCCGTGCTCTTCGAGCAGTTCGGATTCACCCCCGACCGGATCGTGGCCGCCGCGCACGCGGCACTGACCCGGATGGGCGACATCACCGGTTTCACCACCGGCAACTGA
- a CDS encoding glucose-6-phosphate isomerase, protein MSDLLNGAVEAAAGLSVHGADAVDKSAPASTRDALVNAGTPGKLAAKDPTLWGPDAEAEAKIRLGWVDTHLRSRELLPQLAELKAELADLDHVVLAGMGGSSLAPEVIARTLGKQLTVLDTTDPGQIRAALADRLERTVVVVASKSGSTVETDSHRRAYWQAFLDAGMTEAEAGRHFVVVTDPGSPLEATAAEMGAFTVLADPNVGGRYAALTAFGLVPSALAGVEVAELLDEADALARSLGGDRDNPALALGAALGAAATMGRDKVALISDGTGIEGLGDWAEQLIAESTGKAGVGILPVVVESPQSPGAAGDDVLTVTYGGALPAGAVPGGGADADVAVNGPLGAHFLAWEYATAIAGVVLGIDPFNQPNVTESKENTNRILDSGPPAETPSFTEGAIEVYAPQGAPGDLAGVLRQLVDATGDDGYLAVMAYLDRFADADAARLRPLLAGAAGRPVTFGWGPRFLHSTGQYHKGGPQVGSYLQLTGAVVDDLPVPGRPYTFGQLQAAQATGDRQALAERKRPVVRLHLTDRSAGVAQLLDAVGALRA, encoded by the coding sequence GTGAGTGATCTGCTCAACGGCGCGGTCGAGGCCGCCGCCGGGCTCTCCGTGCACGGGGCCGACGCCGTCGACAAGTCGGCCCCCGCCTCCACCCGGGACGCGCTGGTGAACGCCGGCACGCCGGGCAAGCTGGCCGCGAAGGACCCGACCCTGTGGGGTCCGGACGCCGAGGCGGAGGCGAAGATCCGCCTCGGCTGGGTGGACACCCACCTGCGCAGCCGGGAACTGCTGCCCCAGCTCGCCGAGCTGAAGGCGGAGCTGGCCGACCTGGACCACGTGGTGCTCGCCGGGATGGGCGGCTCGTCGCTGGCCCCCGAGGTCATCGCCCGCACCCTGGGCAAGCAGCTGACGGTGCTCGACACCACCGACCCGGGGCAGATCCGGGCGGCGCTGGCCGATCGGCTGGAGCGCACCGTGGTCGTGGTGGCCAGCAAGTCCGGTTCGACGGTCGAGACCGACAGCCACCGCCGGGCGTACTGGCAGGCGTTCCTCGACGCGGGGATGACCGAGGCGGAGGCCGGCCGGCACTTCGTCGTCGTCACCGACCCCGGCTCGCCGCTGGAGGCCACCGCCGCCGAGATGGGTGCCTTCACCGTACTCGCCGACCCGAACGTGGGCGGCCGGTATGCGGCGCTGACCGCGTTCGGGCTGGTCCCGTCGGCGCTGGCCGGCGTCGAGGTGGCCGAGCTGCTCGACGAGGCCGACGCGCTGGCGCGGTCGCTGGGCGGGGACCGCGACAACCCGGCCCTGGCGCTCGGCGCGGCCCTCGGGGCGGCGGCCACCATGGGCCGGGACAAGGTCGCCCTGATCTCCGACGGCACCGGCATCGAGGGCCTCGGCGACTGGGCCGAGCAGCTGATCGCCGAGTCCACCGGCAAGGCCGGGGTCGGCATCCTGCCGGTCGTCGTGGAGTCGCCGCAGAGTCCCGGCGCCGCCGGCGACGACGTGCTCACCGTGACCTACGGCGGCGCGCTGCCCGCCGGCGCCGTCCCCGGCGGGGGCGCCGACGCCGACGTGGCCGTCAACGGCCCGCTCGGCGCGCACTTCCTCGCCTGGGAGTACGCCACCGCGATCGCCGGCGTGGTGCTCGGCATCGACCCGTTCAACCAGCCCAACGTCACCGAGTCCAAGGAGAACACGAACCGGATCCTCGACTCCGGTCCGCCGGCCGAGACGCCGTCGTTCACCGAGGGCGCGATCGAGGTGTACGCGCCGCAGGGCGCCCCCGGCGACCTGGCCGGCGTGCTCCGCCAGCTCGTCGACGCGACGGGCGACGACGGCTACCTCGCGGTGATGGCGTACCTCGACCGGTTCGCCGACGCCGACGCGGCCCGGCTGCGGCCGCTGCTGGCCGGTGCCGCCGGCCGGCCGGTCACCTTCGGGTGGGGCCCGCGCTTCCTGCACTCCACCGGCCAGTACCACAAGGGCGGTCCGCAGGTCGGCAGCTACCTCCAGCTCACCGGCGCGGTCGTCGACGACCTGCCGGTGCCGGGCAGGCCCTACACCTTCGGGCAGTTGCAGGCGGCGCAGGCCACCGGCGACCGGCAGGCCCTGGCCGAGCGGAAGCGCCCGGTGGTCCGGCTGCACCTGACCGACCGGTCGGCGGGCGTGGCCCAGCTGCTCGATGCCGTCGGGGCGTTGCGGGCGTGA